The Streptomyces asoensis DNA window CGCCGAGGTGATGGACCGGCTGGTGGGGCGTGGGGTCGTCGGCGACTTCCGCAGCCCGGACGTCCTGCGGTTCGGCTTCACCCCGCTCTACGTCGGGTTCGCGGACGTGGAGCGGGCGGCGCGGCTGCTCGCGGAGGAGCTGCGCTGATCCTGCGCCGTGCCGATTGAGCCGGCCGGCTCTCCTGGGCGTACTTGGGGGTACGTCCAGGAGGCCGGTCCCTGGGCCGACGGCCGGGCGGGTGACGCGGGAGCAGAACCGTTTACCTCTCACCGAGCGTGACATCCGCGTGTCCGCGCACGTCACGGGCCTGATACCGTCCCGGCCAACGGCCGGATTCCCACCTGGTCCGCAAGAACTTCCCAGGGCCGTGGGTCCGGGAAGTGCCCATCGCCGCTGAGAGGTTGGAGCATGCCGGACGACGTCGTCGCAGCCCGGGCCGCCGCCGAGGAGGCGTCGGCCTTCGCGCATCCGCCCGTCGGGCCCGACGTCACCGCGGCGTACGGCGATCACCCCGACCAGGTGATCGACTTCTATGTCCCGCGGGTGCAGGCCGGCCCGGGGGGATCCGTCCCGCTCGTCGTCGTCCTGCACGGCGGAGCCTGGCGGTCCCCGTACGACCGGCGCCACATCACGCCGTTCGCGGACTTCCTGGCCCGGCGCGGCTTCGCCGTGGCCAACGTGGAGTACCGGCGGGGTGCCGACGGCCCGGACGCGGAGGGGGCCTCTCCGGTCGCGGGACGCTGGCCGGACACCTTCGACGACGTCGCCGCGGCCCTCGACGCGCTTCCCGCGCTCGTCCGGGAGGCCGTGCCGCAGGCCGACTCGCGCCGCACGGTGCTGACGGGTCACTCGGCGGGCGGCCATCTCGCCCTGTGGGCGGCGGCCCGGCACGTCCTGCCCGCCGACGCGCCCTGGCGCACCGGCGGTTCGGCCTCGCTGCGGGGTGTGGTCGCGCTGGCCCCGATCGCTGACTTCGAGGTCGCCGGAAAGCTGGACGTGTGCGGCGGGGCGGCCGGTCAACTCCTCGGCGCGGAGGAGCTGTTCGAGGAGCGGCGGCCGTACGCCGACCCCGCGCTGCTGTTGCCGACCGGGGTCGCGACGACCCTGGTCCAGGGCCGTACCGACCTCGTCGTCCCGCAGGCGGTCGCCGAGGCGTACGCGGACGCGGCGGCGAAGGCGGGGGAGGTGGTGGGCCTGACCCTGCTGGAGGACGTGGGCCACTTCCCGCTGATCGACCCGACGGCGGACGCGTGCGCGGTGGTGGCGGAGGAGATCGCCCAGCTGGCCTGGTGACGGGCGCCGGGCCCGGCCGCCGTACACCCGACCACCCCCTGACCCGCCCCCGACCGGCCCCCGACCGATCCCTGGTCGTCGTACCCGTAGTACCTGAGAGCTACGTCGCGGAAGAGCTCCTCAGCGGGACGCGGACGACGGCCTCCGCTCCGTAACTTCCCAGCCGTACAAGCCCGATGGCCGGGCGTACGGGCGGGGGAGGGCAGGATGGCGGAGCGTCGTTCTCGCGGGTGGTGGCGTCGTGCGCGGGGGTCGCGCCGGGGGCGGCGCCAGGTCCGCGCCCTGCTGGCGGTCCTCATCACCGCCGCCGTGGTCGTCCCCCTCACGGCGGCCGCGGCCCGGCCGGGCATCCCGGCGCCCGCACCCGCCGTCCTCGCCCCGCTGACACCGGCGACCCTGGAGCAGGCGTACGCCGTCAACCGGGCCGACGCCGCGCTGGCGTCCCGGATGGCCGCCGCCCACGGGGACCGTCACCGGGCCGCCGCGGAGCGGGAGTTGGCCGATCCCTCCCGCGATCTGCTCGCCTTCGACGGCCGGGGCGCCGGCCGGGCGGTCGAGGTGTTCGGCGACCTCGCCCGCGCCGACCGGGTCGCCGTCCTCGTGCCCGGCTCCGACACCTCGCTGGACACCTTCGGCCGCTTCAGGGCCGGCGCGGCCGCACTGCACCGCCTGCTCCCGGGGAACACCGGCACCGGCCCCCGGACGGCGGTGGTGGCCTGGCTCGGCTACACCACCCCCGGCACGGTCAGCCCCGCCGTGCTCACCCCGGGCCGCGCCGGGGAGGCCGCCCCCGCCCTGGCGGAGTTCCTGCGCGGGCTGCGCGACGTCACCGCGCCGGGCGCCCGGTTCACGCTCCTGTGCCACTCGTACGGCACGGTCGTGTGCGGGCGCGCCGCACCGCACCTCGACGTGACGGATCTCGTGCTGCTCGGCAGCCCGGGCACGGGCGCGCAGTCCGCGGCCGGCCTGGGCACCCGCGCGCGGGTCTGGGCGGCCCGGGGCGCCGACGACTGGGTGGCGGACGTCCCGCACGTCAGCGCCGACCTGTTCGGCACGACGGTCGGTCTCGGCGCCGATCCCCTGTCCCCGGCGTTCGGCGCCCGGGTCTTCGCGGCCGGGTCCGGCGGGCACAGCGACTACTTCAGGCCGGGGTCGCCCTCCCTGGCCAACATCGCCCGGATCGTCGTCGGAGCGGTCGGGGAGGTCACCGGTGGGTGAGAACCGCGGACGGGGGCGCGGGTGGGTGCCGTCCGGGATCCGGCGGGCCGCCCTGCGCATCGACGCCGCCACACCGCCGGAGCGCGACCGGGCCGTCGACGCCCTGCGCGCCCTGGCGATCCTCGGGGTGGTTCTCGGGCACTGGCTGGTGACGGCGCTGGTCGCCGACGGCGCGACCCTGCGGGCCGCGAGCCCGCTGGGGGCGATGCCCGGGCTGGCGCCGGTGTCGTGGGCGTTCCAGACGCTCGCGGTGTTCTTCATGGTGGGCGGCCATGTGGCGACCCGCGGCTGGACGTCGGCCCGGGCGCGGGGCGGGACCTACGGCGCGTGGCTCGCGGGCAGGTTGGTGCGGCTGTTCCTCCCGGTCGCCGCGGTGACGGCCGTGTGGACGGTCGCGGCGGCCGGGCTGGTCCTGGGCGGCGCCTCCTTCGTCACCGTGCACACCGTGGTCAAGCTCGCGCTGTCCCCGCTCTGGTTCCTGCTGGTCTTCGCCGTGCTGACGGCCGCCACCCCGCTGCTGCTGCGGCTCGGCCCCCTGTGGCCGCTGGCCGTCGTCCTGCACGTGGACGTGGTGCGCTTCGGCCTGGACGGCCCGGCGTGGCTGGGCTGGGTGAACGTCGCGGCCGGCTGGCTGGTGCCGTACACCCTGGGCGCGGCCTGGACCCGGGGGGAACTCGAAGGGCCCCGGGCGGGACGGGTCCTGCTGGTCGGCGGGACGGTGGCGACGGCGCTGCTCGTCGGCTGCGCCGGGTACCCCGCGTCGATGGTGGGCGTGCCGGGCGCGGCGGTGTCGAACCTCGACCCGCCCACGCTGGCCGCCGTCACGTTCGGTCTCGCCCAGTGCGGAGTGGCCCTGCTGCTGCGGGACCGGCTGCGCCGGGCCATGCGGGCGCCCCTGGTCTGGGCGGTGGTCGCGCTCCTCAACCTGTCCGCGATGACGGTGTTCCTCTGGCACCAGACGGCGCTGATGGCGACCACCGCCGTGGGCCTGCTCGCGGGCCGCCTGGACGGTCTGCACACGGCTCCCGACGGGCCGCGGTGGGTGGCGGCCCGGCTGCTGTGGCTGCCGGTCTTCGCCCTGGTGCTGGCGGTGTGCCGGGCGGCGTTCCACTGCTGCGAACGCGGGCCGCGCGCTCCCCGCGGACGTGCGACCCGGGTGGTCCGCGTCCAGCACCGCCGCGACCGGGCCGGGTCGAAGGCGGCGCGCGGTGCCTAGGGTTGGGGCCGTGAACGGCGAGGAGACCCCCGACGACGGCGACACCCCCACCGACGACCCCGCCGCCCCCACCGGCCGCACCCCCGTGCCGTCCGCCCGACGTGCTGCGGGGCAGGTCGGCGGGCGGGTCGTTCGTCGTTCCCGTGGCGCCCGGGGTGCGCCGGGCGGTGAGGTTCCCGGGGCGGGCCGGTCCGCCGGTGGCCCGCGGCGGCGCCGGGACCTGGGCAGGCGGGTGCTGCGCCGGCTGAGGCTGCCGGGGTACCTGGTGGTGTGCTGGACGGCCCTCGGTATCGCGCTTTCCGTCACGGACCAGATGGGCCGCTACGGCCTGGGCACGGACCTGTCGGTCGTGACCGGGTTCGCCCAGGGCGCGGCGGTCGTGCTCGCCCTGTGGCGGCCTGCGCCCGCGTGGGCGCTGTCCCTGGCGGGTGTCGTCGTCGCCGCGGTGGCCGCGCGGCCGGTCCTGGTGGGGCACCCGCTGCCCGGCCCGGACTGGCCCTGGAACGACGCCGAGGTCCTCGCGCACGCCTTCGTGCTCCTGCTGCTGGCGCTGCGCGCGCGGACCCGGGTGTCGTTCGCGGCGCTGGCCGCCACCGCCGTGACGACCTGGGTCGTCCAGGGCCTGGTCGGCGGGGCGACCTACACCTCGACGGGGGTCACCGCGGTCGGCGTCTTCGGTGCCGTCGTGCTCGTCGGCGCCGCCTTCCGCGGCCTCGGCGAGGCCCGCACCCGGCTCGTCGAACAGGAGACGATCACCGCCGAGGAACGCGGCCGCCGCACCCTGCTGGAGGAGCGCAACCGGATCGCGCGCGAACTGCACGACGTGGTCGCCCACCACATGTCGGTGATCTCCATCCAGGCCCAGGTCGCCCCGCACCTGGTGGAGAACCCGTCCGAGGAGCTCAAGGAGAACCTCGCCGGCATCCGGACGAACGCCCTCGAGGCCCTTGCCGAACTGCGCCGGGTGCTCGGGGTGCTGCGCTCGGAGAACCCCGATGACCCCTACGGGCTCGGCGCGGCCGGCACCGGCGCCGCCCCGGACACGCCCCAGCCGACGCTCGACCGCCTCGACGCCCTCATGGAGAACACCCGCGCCGCCGGTCTCGACGTGGTCGCCACCGTCGAGGGCGAGATGCCCGTGTACCCGCCGGGGGTGCAGCTGTCGGCGTACCGGATGGTCCAGGAGGCGCTCAGCAACGCCCTGCGGCACGCGCCGGGTTCGCGGGTGCGGGTGGAGGTCGCCCACCGTCCCCGCGGCCTGTACCTGGAGATCGTCAACTCGCGCCCGCGGGACCCCGTACCGTCCTCCCCGGGGGCCGGGCACGGTCTGCTCGGGATGCGCGAGCGGGCGGCCATGCTGGGCGGCCGGGTCAGTGCCCGCCCGACCCCGCAGGGCGGTTTCGCGGTGTCCGCGTTCCTCCCGCGGGACGGCACGGCGCCGCCCGCCGACGGCCCCGGCGCGTGACCCGGACGACACGACGCCCCGCCCGGCCCCCGCCCCACCGACAGGAGAAGGAATCCCATGACGACCGGCGGCACCATCCGCGTACTGATCGCGGACGACCAGGAGATGGTCCGGCAGGGCTTCACCGTGCTGCTCGACGCCCACCCGGGCATCGAGGTGGTCGGACAGGCCGTGCACGGCCTGGACGCCGTCGCCAAGGTCGACGAACTCGCCCCGGACGTCGTGCTGATGGACATCCGCATGCCCGAACTCGGCGGCATCGAGGCCACCCACCGCATCACCCTCGCGCACCCGCACGTCAAGGTGCTGGTGCTCACCACCTTCGACCTCGACGAGTACGTGTACGACGCGCTGCGGGCCGGGGCCTCCGGGTTCCTGCTCAAGGACGCCTCCGCCGACCGGCTCGCCGAGGCGGTCCGGGTGGTGGCGGCCGGTGACGCCCTGCTCGCGCCCGGCGTGACCCGCAGACTGATCGCCGAGTTCTCCCGTCTCGACGGCAGGCCCAGGTCCCCCCGCAGGGAACGGGTCGGCGACCTCACGGAGCGCGAGACGGAGGTGCTGACGCTGATCGCGCAGGGCCTGTCCAACGCGGAGATGGCCGAGCGGCTCTTCGTGGCCGAGCAGACCGTGAAGACGCACGTGGGCCGGATCCTGGTGAAACTGGGCCTGCGGGACCGCACCCAGGCGGCGGTGTTCGCGTACGAGTCGGGGCTGGTGCGGCCGTCGGGGTACTGAACCGGGGGTGCCGGCGGGCCGCCCGCGGGACCCGTAGTACTTGAGGGGGACCGGTCGGAACCCCCCTCACTGCTGACGACGCCGGCCCCGCGCGCGCTTACCGTTTCGAACGTGACCGACATGACGCAGCCGCACCCCGCGCCGGGCGACCCGGACGACTCCTACGAGGCCTACCGGCCGCGCAGCCCCGAGTTCCGGGCAGCCGTGGACGCCCTGCGCGGCCTGCGCGAGGACCTCTTCGACGACGCCTTCGCCTACCGTCCGCTGCCCCGCAAGGAGCCGCAGGGACGCCTGCTGCGCGGTACGAAGGGCCGCAGGCGGGAGTACGCGGCATGGTCGCGGCACATCACGGTCGGCGTGGCCGGGGCCCTGGCGATGTTCATCGCGTGGGCGGACGACCCGGGCGGCGGTACGGGCATGCTGACCGGCCTGCTCGCCCTGGCCCCGGTGCTGCTGACGCTGGTGCGGCCGGTCGGCGCGTTCTGGCTGTCGCTCGCGGCGACCACCGTCGTCGCCGCCATCGGTTCCACGTACGGCGAGTGGCCCTGGCTGCCGGGCAGTTTCGCCGCCCACCTGATCGTCCTGACCGTCGTGGCGATACGCACCCGCCCGCGCATCGCCGCGTGGATGTGGATGCTGACCGCGGCCTACGGCTTCGTGGCCGACACCTTCTTCAGCTGGGGCCACTACGACACGGACGTCGCCCCCATGCTGGTCTTCTCCGCGATCGTGCTCCTCGTCGTCACCGTC harbors:
- a CDS encoding sensor histidine kinase, with amino-acid sequence MLRRLRLPGYLVVCWTALGIALSVTDQMGRYGLGTDLSVVTGFAQGAAVVLALWRPAPAWALSLAGVVVAAVAARPVLVGHPLPGPDWPWNDAEVLAHAFVLLLLALRARTRVSFAALAATAVTTWVVQGLVGGATYTSTGVTAVGVFGAVVLVGAAFRGLGEARTRLVEQETITAEERGRRTLLEERNRIARELHDVVAHHMSVISIQAQVAPHLVENPSEELKENLAGIRTNALEALAELRRVLGVLRSENPDDPYGLGAAGTGAAPDTPQPTLDRLDALMENTRAAGLDVVATVEGEMPVYPPGVQLSAYRMVQEALSNALRHAPGSRVRVEVAHRPRGLYLEIVNSRPRDPVPSSPGAGHGLLGMRERAAMLGGRVSARPTPQGGFAVSAFLPRDGTAPPADGPGA
- a CDS encoding acyltransferase family protein, giving the protein MGENRGRGRGWVPSGIRRAALRIDAATPPERDRAVDALRALAILGVVLGHWLVTALVADGATLRAASPLGAMPGLAPVSWAFQTLAVFFMVGGHVATRGWTSARARGGTYGAWLAGRLVRLFLPVAAVTAVWTVAAAGLVLGGASFVTVHTVVKLALSPLWFLLVFAVLTAATPLLLRLGPLWPLAVVLHVDVVRFGLDGPAWLGWVNVAAGWLVPYTLGAAWTRGELEGPRAGRVLLVGGTVATALLVGCAGYPASMVGVPGAAVSNLDPPTLAAVTFGLAQCGVALLLRDRLRRAMRAPLVWAVVALLNLSAMTVFLWHQTALMATTAVGLLAGRLDGLHTAPDGPRWVAARLLWLPVFALVLAVCRAAFHCCERGPRAPRGRATRVVRVQHRRDRAGSKAARGA
- a CDS encoding response regulator — protein: MTTGGTIRVLIADDQEMVRQGFTVLLDAHPGIEVVGQAVHGLDAVAKVDELAPDVVLMDIRMPELGGIEATHRITLAHPHVKVLVLTTFDLDEYVYDALRAGASGFLLKDASADRLAEAVRVVAAGDALLAPGVTRRLIAEFSRLDGRPRSPRRERVGDLTERETEVLTLIAQGLSNAEMAERLFVAEQTVKTHVGRILVKLGLRDRTQAAVFAYESGLVRPSGY
- a CDS encoding alpha/beta hydrolase, producing MAERRSRGWWRRARGSRRGRRQVRALLAVLITAAVVVPLTAAAARPGIPAPAPAVLAPLTPATLEQAYAVNRADAALASRMAAAHGDRHRAAAERELADPSRDLLAFDGRGAGRAVEVFGDLARADRVAVLVPGSDTSLDTFGRFRAGAAALHRLLPGNTGTGPRTAVVAWLGYTTPGTVSPAVLTPGRAGEAAPALAEFLRGLRDVTAPGARFTLLCHSYGTVVCGRAAPHLDVTDLVLLGSPGTGAQSAAGLGTRARVWAARGADDWVADVPHVSADLFGTTVGLGADPLSPAFGARVFAAGSGGHSDYFRPGSPSLANIARIVVGAVGEVTGG
- a CDS encoding alpha/beta hydrolase, with protein sequence MPDDVVAARAAAEEASAFAHPPVGPDVTAAYGDHPDQVIDFYVPRVQAGPGGSVPLVVVLHGGAWRSPYDRRHITPFADFLARRGFAVANVEYRRGADGPDAEGASPVAGRWPDTFDDVAAALDALPALVREAVPQADSRRTVLTGHSAGGHLALWAAARHVLPADAPWRTGGSASLRGVVALAPIADFEVAGKLDVCGGAAGQLLGAEELFEERRPYADPALLLPTGVATTLVQGRTDLVVPQAVAEAYADAAAKAGEVVGLTLLEDVGHFPLIDPTADACAVVAEEIAQLAW